Proteins from a genomic interval of Fundidesulfovibrio putealis DSM 16056:
- a CDS encoding (2Fe-2S) ferredoxin domain-containing protein has product MVNKPKHHILVCNSFRAKGEPKGVCFKQGGSLLQYMETEILDRGLDVLITGSGCLKQCEDGPVMIVYPEAWWYGKIDSEEKVDEILDALENGQAAEDLLL; this is encoded by the coding sequence ATGGTCAACAAGCCGAAGCATCACATATTGGTCTGCAACAGCTTCCGCGCCAAGGGCGAACCAAAGGGCGTCTGCTTCAAGCAGGGCGGAAGCCTCCTCCAGTACATGGAGACCGAAATCCTGGATCGCGGGCTGGACGTCCTGATCACGGGTTCGGGCTGCCTGAAACAGTGCGAGGACGGCCCGGTGATGATTGTCTATCCCGAAGCCTGGTGGTACGGAAAAATCGATAGCGAAGAAAAAGTCGACGAGATCCTCGACGCCCTGGAGAATGGCCAGGCCGCCGAAGACCTCTTGCTGTAA
- a CDS encoding helix-turn-helix domain-containing protein: MGILVNLDVMLARRKTSSKALAEAVGITAQNLSILKTGKAKAIRFSTLEAICRFLDCQPGDILEYVPSDPDADASDEEKA, from the coding sequence GTGGGCATACTTGTGAATCTGGACGTCATGCTGGCCAGGAGGAAGACCTCCTCCAAGGCCCTGGCAGAGGCGGTGGGCATCACCGCCCAGAACCTGTCCATCTTGAAGACGGGCAAGGCCAAGGCCATCCGGTTCTCCACCCTGGAGGCCATATGCCGTTTTCTGGACTGCCAGCCAGGGGACATCCTGGAATACGTCCCGTCAGACCCCGATGCGGACGCCTCGGACGAGGAAAAAGCGTAG
- a CDS encoding DUF6110 family protein has product MNTNSKGALLFVGGAALGALAVYALTRGNSNLKPLLADVMAGGLNLKDKLMGVVDQAKENMEDLMAEAEHARKGRDAAATAAPAEESKQS; this is encoded by the coding sequence ATGAACACCAATTCCAAAGGTGCTCTGCTTTTCGTTGGCGGCGCCGCCCTTGGCGCTCTGGCCGTTTACGCGCTGACCCGCGGCAACTCCAACCTGAAGCCCCTGCTGGCCGATGTGATGGCTGGCGGACTCAACCTGAAGGACAAGCTCATGGGAGTGGTCGATCAGGCCAAGGAGAACATGGAAGACCTGATGGCCGAGGCCGAGCACGCCCGCAAGGGACGTGACGCCGCAGCGACCGCAGCCCCTGCCGAGGAGAGCAAGCAGTCGTGA
- a CDS encoding GGDEF domain-containing protein has product MDQIAPLFEKERQVVEKARQALGAPEPGDAVPAASFQELLAEYELLLGRAGRVADLANQVQMDLEAAMSQVAQLSQVDGLTGTLNRRAFEKLLSRDWAQAQREGTPVSLLVVNVDNFRAYNDVYGSLTADDCLKSVAQAVMRSLYREVDAMGRMEGDTFAALLPGADAQGAAVVAGRMLEEVAGLAISHLESPHGGVVTVSIGYSTVTPTRGDAPMVLVRLAQAALGDAKTQGRNTAVYFSPE; this is encoded by the coding sequence ATGGACCAGATAGCCCCTCTGTTTGAAAAGGAACGCCAGGTCGTCGAGAAGGCCAGGCAGGCGCTTGGCGCGCCTGAGCCTGGGGACGCAGTCCCGGCGGCGTCTTTTCAGGAGCTTCTGGCCGAGTACGAGCTGCTTCTGGGGCGCGCCGGGCGCGTGGCGGATCTGGCCAACCAGGTGCAGATGGACCTGGAGGCGGCCATGTCGCAGGTGGCGCAGCTCTCCCAGGTGGACGGCCTGACCGGGACCCTGAACCGCCGCGCCTTCGAGAAGCTCCTCTCTCGCGACTGGGCTCAGGCCCAGCGGGAAGGAACGCCCGTGTCGCTGCTGGTGGTCAACGTGGACAACTTCCGGGCCTACAATGACGTCTACGGCTCCCTGACCGCAGACGACTGCCTGAAATCCGTGGCCCAGGCGGTCATGCGCAGTCTGTACCGCGAGGTGGACGCCATGGGGCGCATGGAGGGCGACACCTTCGCGGCGCTCCTGCCCGGCGCGGACGCCCAGGGGGCCGCTGTGGTGGCCGGGCGCATGCTGGAGGAGGTCGCGGGGCTTGCGATCTCGCACCTGGAATCCCCTCACGGCGGGGTGGTCACCGTGAGCATCGGGTACTCCACCGTGACGCCCACGCGCGGGGACGCGCCCATGGTTCTGGTGCGCCTGGCCCAGGCCGCCCTTGGCGACGCCAAGACCCAGGGCCGCAACACTGCGGTGTATTTCTCTCCTGAATAG
- a CDS encoding heavy metal translocating P-type ATPase — protein sequence MTPRVVHDMPGRLRLRYAPPALAGQLASRLEKAHALKGVDSVSVNPRSGSVLVHYAPQAHLREAILGIFSESLPAGAAAPSGLLKEGVRKRRGRAASKEPQAQGPVTGELLPPAHADPALHHRGGPCTAPVSEDEHKSPSLLGILAPVIMRPILPPVFQLALAFRSSLPRLWRGLVSLTSGKLSVDVLDATALAICFIRRDFRSLGTITLLLSAGEFLEHWTRKRSEESLAATLASQTVWAWVKRGSEEEQVDANTVKPGELVVIRQGAVAPVDGVVEEGEALVNQSAMTGEVSGVPKRPGSAVFAGTVVEEGEVVVKATGSADATRWRRMLSLVEQAEKSKAGVQSQAEKLAGNLVPFSLGLSGAVYAATRDPRRAASVLLVDYSCAIKLATPLAVLAAMRQMASEGVVVKGGQPLENLAKADVFVFDKTGTLTMAEPTVRDVIPFSGFSREEVLRVAACLEEHFPHPVARAVVQQAKIEDIIHQEEHARVEYVAAHGVASWLKGKRVMLGSRHFIHEDEKVPLGDAAGIASALAEEGHSLLYLAIGDELAGIITLDDPLRPEAALAIRQLRDSGIKRIIMLTGDLDGMAARIAKQIGITEWIAQVLPDEKHRVIEKLLAEGHTVAMVGDGMNDAPALARASVGISMHQGADVTREVADVVLTTGDLTALARSRALAQAALKRIKYNYLLIVSVNTVLLAGGLIGRLTPQLSALMHNGATIAAAVNALRPLSARRALPRGGNKE from the coding sequence GTGACCCCACGCGTCGTACACGATATGCCCGGCAGGCTGAGGCTGCGCTATGCGCCTCCCGCCCTCGCCGGGCAATTGGCTTCACGCCTGGAAAAGGCGCACGCCCTTAAGGGCGTGGACTCGGTCTCCGTGAACCCGCGCAGCGGCTCGGTGCTGGTCCATTATGCCCCCCAGGCGCACCTGCGCGAGGCCATCCTGGGCATCTTCTCCGAGAGCCTCCCCGCAGGCGCGGCCGCTCCTTCCGGGCTTCTGAAAGAAGGGGTCCGGAAGCGGCGCGGGCGCGCAGCCTCCAAAGAGCCGCAGGCGCAAGGCCCCGTCACGGGCGAACTCCTGCCCCCGGCCCACGCCGACCCCGCCCTCCATCACCGGGGCGGCCCCTGCACAGCCCCAGTCAGCGAGGATGAACACAAAAGCCCGAGCCTGCTGGGCATCCTGGCCCCGGTCATCATGCGCCCTATCCTGCCTCCCGTGTTCCAGCTGGCCCTGGCCTTCAGGAGCTCCCTGCCCCGCCTGTGGCGCGGGCTGGTGTCGCTCACCTCGGGCAAGCTCTCGGTGGACGTGCTGGATGCAACGGCCCTGGCCATCTGCTTCATACGCCGCGACTTCAGGTCGCTTGGCACCATCACCCTGCTTCTTTCGGCCGGCGAGTTCCTGGAGCACTGGACCCGCAAGCGCTCCGAGGAGAGCCTGGCCGCCACCCTGGCTTCCCAGACCGTGTGGGCCTGGGTGAAGAGGGGGTCCGAGGAAGAACAGGTGGACGCGAACACCGTGAAGCCCGGCGAGCTGGTGGTCATCCGCCAGGGCGCGGTGGCTCCCGTGGACGGCGTCGTGGAGGAGGGCGAAGCCCTGGTGAACCAGAGCGCCATGACCGGCGAGGTCAGCGGCGTGCCCAAGCGCCCCGGCTCCGCCGTGTTCGCGGGCACCGTGGTGGAGGAAGGCGAGGTGGTGGTCAAGGCCACCGGCTCCGCAGACGCCACCCGCTGGCGGCGCATGCTGTCCCTGGTGGAGCAGGCCGAGAAGAGCAAGGCCGGGGTGCAGAGCCAGGCCGAGAAGCTGGCCGGGAACCTGGTCCCCTTCTCGCTGGGTCTCTCCGGCGCGGTCTACGCGGCAACGCGCGACCCCAGGCGGGCCGCCTCCGTGCTGCTGGTGGACTACTCCTGCGCCATCAAGCTGGCCACGCCCCTGGCCGTGCTGGCTGCCATGCGCCAGATGGCCTCCGAAGGGGTGGTGGTCAAGGGCGGGCAGCCGCTGGAGAACCTGGCCAAGGCCGACGTGTTCGTGTTCGACAAAACCGGCACCCTGACCATGGCCGAACCCACCGTGCGCGACGTCATCCCCTTCTCAGGCTTTTCCCGCGAGGAAGTGCTGCGCGTGGCCGCCTGCCTGGAGGAACACTTCCCACACCCCGTGGCCCGCGCGGTGGTGCAACAGGCCAAGATCGAGGACATCATCCACCAGGAGGAGCACGCCCGCGTGGAATACGTGGCCGCCCACGGCGTGGCCAGCTGGCTCAAGGGCAAGCGCGTCATGCTCGGCAGCCGCCACTTCATCCACGAGGACGAGAAAGTTCCCCTGGGCGACGCCGCCGGGATCGCCTCGGCCCTGGCCGAGGAAGGGCACTCGCTCCTGTATCTGGCCATCGGCGACGAACTGGCCGGAATCATCACCCTGGACGACCCGCTGCGCCCCGAAGCCGCCCTGGCCATCCGCCAGCTGCGCGATTCGGGCATCAAGCGCATCATCATGCTCACCGGCGACCTGGACGGCATGGCCGCGCGCATCGCCAAGCAGATCGGCATCACCGAGTGGATCGCCCAGGTTCTGCCCGACGAGAAGCACCGGGTCATCGAGAAGCTCCTGGCCGAGGGCCACACCGTGGCCATGGTGGGCGACGGCATGAACGACGCCCCGGCCCTGGCCCGCGCCTCGGTGGGCATCTCCATGCACCAGGGAGCGGACGTGACCCGAGAGGTGGCCGACGTGGTGCTCACCACCGGCGACCTGACCGCCCTGGCCCGCAGCCGCGCCCTGGCGCAGGCGGCTCTCAAGCGCATCAAGTACAACTACCTGCTCATCGTGAGCGTGAACACGGTCCTTCTGGCCGGGGGCCTCATCGGCCGGCTCACGCCGCAGCTGTCGGCCCTGATGCACAACGGCGCGACAATCGCCGCCGCAGTCAACGCGCTTCGCCCGCTTTCCGCGCGGCGAGCCCTGCCGCGAGGCGGCAACAAGGAGTAG
- a CDS encoding DUF2975 domain-containing protein, producing MDNLTRIKRMSAILAKASALLLWATPLCCAAYWFLFNSFPDVMKTQLPVPGRMELSAFNRALCFLSAMLPAGVAMYGFKTLRELFGLYAAGEIFSQRNVACYRSLGRTLLYWAGAIFLHTPLLSLALSVGMPEGQRHVVVAFGSVELAALFGGTVALVISWVMDEGRGIEEERALTI from the coding sequence ATGGACAACCTGACACGCATCAAACGGATGAGCGCCATCCTCGCGAAGGCCTCGGCGCTTCTGCTCTGGGCGACGCCCCTCTGTTGCGCCGCGTACTGGTTCCTTTTCAACAGTTTTCCGGACGTCATGAAAACCCAGCTGCCGGTTCCGGGCCGCATGGAGCTGTCAGCGTTCAACCGCGCCCTGTGCTTCCTCTCTGCCATGCTTCCGGCGGGGGTCGCCATGTACGGCTTCAAGACCCTGCGCGAACTGTTCGGGCTGTACGCCGCCGGGGAAATCTTCAGCCAGCGCAACGTGGCCTGCTATCGCAGCCTGGGACGCACGCTCCTGTACTGGGCTGGGGCGATATTCCTGCATACCCCCCTGCTGTCCCTGGCGCTGTCGGTCGGGATGCCTGAAGGGCAACGGCACGTGGTGGTCGCGTTTGGGTCCGTGGAGTTGGCGGCCCTGTTCGGGGGGACGGTCGCCCTGGTCATCTCCTGGGTGATGGACGAGGGGCGGGGCATCGAGGAAGAGCGGGCTTTGACCATCTAG
- a CDS encoding methyl-accepting chemotaxis protein has product MLSVRNKLIAGFSTLILIIVASNLLSGIYSGRQADAMEELMTEDLPVLNTTQDIVMLGQSFRRSEKDILLNIGNPGKQQTYLNQLRADSDKLTKAATELAAHVAADRELSESDRNTARAMLDNFRTYDAFVTKYLEELISGKKGQITAEQANEAIATRKDSFHTYEKSLAAIQEAGRRMVAEKGVTMAAVSSSMRTMQVVSLFGGLVIGILSGVLCILSISRPMKRIIGFSNAVSSGDLDARLDRQGDDEFSVLGGNIETMVATLKSKIAEADRKTTEAADEARRAKEATEQAEAATLMAENARSEGMAEAAGNIEKVVSVVAATTDTLLSLVEQARNGSQMQSARVRDTVSAMDHVNATVGAVAANAAEAADSTDKARTQAGAGADLVTRASDSIAKVREQALSLKGDMGELGKQAEGIGRIMNVISDIADQTNLLALNAAIEAARAGDAGRGFAVVADEVRKLAEKTMHATREVGSAIQDIQQGTSKSIASVDAAAQTIDTANELAGESGRALAGILEQVRLVETQVRAIARASEEQSSASREINRSIDDIAQITSETEDNMRRSAEAVEDMSEQARVLSDLVVAMNSHGGAQAALPPGRRGR; this is encoded by the coding sequence ATGTTGTCAGTCAGGAACAAGCTGATCGCTGGTTTTTCGACCCTTATCCTCATCATTGTCGCGAGCAACCTGCTGAGCGGCATCTATTCCGGTCGCCAGGCAGACGCAATGGAGGAACTCATGACCGAGGACCTCCCGGTCCTGAACACCACCCAGGACATCGTGATGCTCGGGCAGAGCTTCAGGCGTTCAGAAAAAGACATCCTGCTCAACATCGGCAACCCCGGCAAGCAGCAGACCTACCTGAACCAGCTGCGCGCCGACTCGGACAAGCTGACGAAGGCGGCAACCGAGCTGGCGGCCCACGTGGCCGCCGACAGGGAACTGAGCGAATCAGACAGGAACACCGCGCGGGCCATGCTGGACAACTTCAGGACGTATGACGCGTTCGTCACGAAGTATCTCGAGGAACTCATCTCCGGCAAGAAAGGCCAGATTACGGCTGAGCAGGCCAACGAAGCCATCGCGACCCGAAAGGACTCCTTCCACACCTACGAGAAATCCCTCGCGGCCATTCAGGAGGCCGGGCGCAGGATGGTGGCGGAAAAAGGCGTCACCATGGCCGCAGTCTCATCCTCCATGCGCACCATGCAGGTCGTGTCCCTGTTCGGCGGGTTGGTCATCGGCATCCTGAGCGGCGTTCTCTGCATCCTGTCCATATCCAGGCCCATGAAGAGGATCATCGGATTTTCCAATGCGGTAAGCTCCGGCGACCTCGACGCCCGCCTGGACCGCCAGGGCGACGACGAGTTCTCGGTGCTTGGCGGCAACATCGAAACCATGGTCGCCACGCTGAAATCAAAAATCGCCGAGGCCGACCGCAAGACCACCGAGGCCGCCGACGAGGCCCGCCGCGCCAAGGAAGCCACCGAGCAGGCAGAGGCCGCAACCCTGATGGCCGAGAACGCCAGGTCCGAAGGCATGGCCGAAGCAGCCGGAAACATCGAGAAGGTGGTCTCTGTTGTAGCCGCCACCACCGACACCCTGCTCTCCCTGGTGGAGCAGGCCCGCAACGGCAGCCAGATGCAGTCCGCACGCGTGCGCGACACGGTGTCCGCCATGGATCACGTGAACGCCACAGTGGGGGCCGTGGCCGCCAACGCCGCCGAAGCGGCCGACTCCACCGACAAGGCCAGGACCCAGGCAGGCGCTGGCGCGGATCTTGTCACCAGAGCCTCGGACAGCATCGCCAAGGTGCGTGAACAGGCCTTGTCCCTCAAGGGTGACATGGGCGAGCTGGGCAAGCAGGCCGAAGGCATCGGGCGCATCATGAACGTGATCTCCGACATCGCCGACCAGACCAACCTTCTGGCGCTGAACGCCGCCATCGAGGCCGCACGCGCGGGCGACGCCGGGCGTGGCTTCGCGGTGGTCGCCGACGAGGTGCGCAAGCTTGCCGAAAAGACCATGCACGCCACCCGCGAAGTGGGCTCAGCCATCCAGGACATCCAGCAGGGCACCAGCAAGAGCATCGCCAGCGTGGACGCCGCCGCGCAGACCATCGACACGGCCAACGAACTGGCCGGGGAGTCGGGACGGGCGCTGGCGGGGATACTCGAACAGGTCCGGCTGGTGGAGACGCAGGTGCGGGCCATCGCCAGGGCCTCGGAGGAGCAATCCTCGGCCAGCCGCGAGATAAACCGCAGCATCGACGACATCGCCCAGATCACCTCGGAGACCGAGGACAACATGCGACGCTCCGCCGAAGCCGTGGAGGACATGTCCGAACAGGCCCGGGTGCTCAGCGACCTGGTGGTGGCCATGAACTCGCACGGCGGCGCGCAGGCGGCGCTGCCCCCCGGCAGACGGGGGCGCTAA